AAACGCTCGCTTGCATCTATTTTGACAACATTCATATCAAATTTGCCAACGAAGGTTTCCATTACACTTTCCGCTTCGTCTTTGCGCAGCAAGCCATGGTCAATGAACATACATGTCAATTGATCACCGATAGCTTTATGAATCAGAATCGCAACAACGGACGAATCTACTCCGCCGGACAAGGCGCAAAGCACCTTCTTGTCGCCAACCTCATTGCGGATCTCTTGAACCATATCATCAATAAAGGACCCCATCGTCCAATCGCCTTTGCAGTTACATATGCTGAATAAGAAATTACGAATAATCTCATTACCATGCACAGAGTGGCGAACTTCTGGATGGAACTGTACAGCGTAAAATTTCCGTTCTGGATCGCTCATTGCAGCAACAGGCGCATGCTCCGTGCTTGCATCAACGCGGAAGCCAGTAGGCAGCTCAGTTACATGATCGCCATGGCTCATCCAAACTGTTTGACGAGTCTCTAAGCCTTTTACTAGGTCAGAGCCTTCGTTGAAATCTACGTCTGATTTGCCATACTCACGCTTGTGCGCAGGCTCAACTTTACCGCCTTGCTGGTGCGTGATCAACTGCATGCCGTAACAAATTCCGAAGATAGGAATTCCTAATTCATAAATAGCCGGGTCGATCGTAGGAGCTCCCTCTGCATAAACGCTGGCAGGTCCTCCTGAAAAAACAATCCCTTTAGGTGCAATCTCACGGAGCTTGTCCGCCGTTGTGTTAAAAGGAAGAAGCTCACTGTACACGCCCAAATCCCGAATACGACGGGCAATTAACTGGTTATACTGTCCACCGAAATCCAGTACAACGATCATTTCATGCTGGTTAGTAGTCACTGGGTAAACCTAGCCTCCTAAGCGTAAACCTCAAATCGCCGTTACTGACGGTAATATCCGTTCCGCGGGTTAAATCATTGAAGTTATTATAGCTTTGCGGCTTCGGCAGCGTCAAGGCGGGAGACAGCTAGGAGGCACCCAAGAGACAGCTAAGACACTCAATTGTTGAACTTTATAGCCTCATTACTGCACAACATTTAATTTACGATCCGTTGGGAGGAAGACGGCTAGAAGCCCAATCAACGGTAAGAACGCGCAAAGCTTAATGACGAATACAATACTTGTCGCATCCGCCAGCGTTCCTAATACGACGGAGCCTATCCCACCTAGACCGAAAGCAAGCCCGAAAAATAATCCCGATACTGTTCCTACTTTACCAGGTAGCAATTCTTGGGCATAAACAACGATTACCGAAAATCCAGAGAGTAAAATAAATCCAATAAAAATACATAGAACGACTGACCAGAACAGGCTGGCATAAGGAAGCATTAACGAGAATGGCGCGGTGCCTAGAATGGAGAACCAAATCATATTCCGTCTGCCAAACCGATCTGCTAAAGGTCCTCCCATGAACGTACCTAATGCTCCAGCAGCAAGCAAGGCAAAAATATAGATTTGCGCACGCTCCGTTGTAATGCCGTGGTGTTCAATGAGATAAAAGGAGTAAAATCCAGTCATACTTGCCACATAAACGAATTTTGAAAACAGTAGCATAATAAGAACGGTCATGGCGTACACGATTGCCTTTTTCGATAAAAGCTGTTTTTTCTCCACAACTTTTTTCTTCATCGCAGCCTGACGACTTATATAGCTTTTGTACCATTTGGCTACAAAAATCTGTACAACGAAGGCCGCTCCCGCCGCTATCGTAAACCATATAATGCCGTATTGGCCATAAGGAACGAATATGAGCGCAGTGAATATAGGTGCCAATGCTTGACCGATGTTACCGCCCGTTTGGAAAATAGATTGTGCTAGTCCTCTTCTCGCTCCCGCAGCCATGTAGGCAACACGTGACGCCTCTGGATGGAGCACTGCAGAACCGAGGCCTATTAAGACAACGGATAAGATAACTAACGAATAGGAGTTAGCATATGCCAATACGACCATTCCCAGCATGGAGAAAACAACGCCAGCTGGAAGCAAGTAAGGCTTAGGCTTTGAATCGGTATACCAGCCTATCAATGGTTGTAGCAAGGAGGCCGTTACATTTAGAGTGAAGGCAATCCAGCCGATTTGTGCAAAGGTAAGTGCCATAGATTCTTGTAATATCGGAAAAATTGCGGGTATTACGGATTGAATCGAATCATTAAGTAAATGGACGATACTGATGGAAAACAAAATAGAATAAGCCGTTCTCATCTGTAAGCTGGCAGTTGAATCCTGTTGATTACTCATACTGAACATCCTTTCATCTTATCATCAGACGTTTGTGGACATAAGCAGCCCAATAGCTGCTATAAGCTAATCGCTTATTCTTTGTCCGTGTTCATTTCGTTCAACTCTTTAACTGTTTCATCCAAATTCAGCAACGTCCAATTTTCTGCAGCTGCTACATCCTTCGCTTTAATAGCTTCATACATCAGTTCGTGGATATGCGTGTTGGGATCATGTGTTGCCTTAACCATAGCTAGCTTTAATAGCGACTCACGAAGAACAGCTGAGAACGTCCGATAGAGATCGACGACGACATTGTTCTTGCTCGCTACAGCAATGGAAAGATGGAATTCGATGTCTGCATTTAGATATCCACTCGTGTCTCCCTTGCTCAAAGCCTCATTACGCTGATCGAGATGCTGGCGCATTTGCTCAAGATCCTGATCGTCCCGTCGCTGTGCGGCTAGCCTCGAGATTTCCAGCTCAAGCATTTTCCTTACTTCGTATACCTCAACGATTTCTGCCCTTCTTAATCTATTCTCAAGCGGCTCTTGAATGACAGAGTTCGCGGATAGGAAGGTTCCAAAGCCTTGCTTCTTTTCCAAGAGGCCCGCATGTACAAGTACCCGCACAGCTTCACGAATGGTGGATCGGCCCACTCCGAATTGCTGCATAAGCTCAGGCTCTGTTGGGATTTTGTCACCGTTCTGCAATTCACCGCTTGAGATGGTCTTCTGAAGTTGAACAACGACGTCATCCACCAGCTTTGTACGATTAAGCGCTTGGAACGTAACCTTGGAATTAGAGTGATTATTCAAATTCATCAGATCATCTCCTGTTTGAATATAATAGCACAACATCCTACGCTCGAAAAGCACAAAAAATATCCTACGCTTTCAATTGAAAGCATAGGAAGGTTCGTAACGACGCGCACGTTATTACGAACTTGCAAGAAGGGCTTGCTTTACGTTATCGATATGACCTTTGACTTTAATATTACGCCATTCTTGAACCAGAACACCTGATTCATCAATGAGAAAGGTCGAGCGCACGATGCCCATATAGGTTTTACCGTACAGCTTCTTCTCCTGCCACACCCCATATAAATCGCACACCTGGTGCTCCGTATCTGCGAGTAGTAGAAAAGGTAGCTCGTACTTTTGAATAAATTTGTAGTGGGATTTAAGATCGTTCGTGCTAATACCTAGTATGATTGCATTCGCATCTCCGAAGGCTACACTCGCATCGCGGAAATCACAGGATTGCTGCGTACAAGCGGGAGTCATATCCTTCGGATAAAAATAAATGATGACCTTGCGACCGCGATACTCACTTAATCGGACCGTTTCCCCGTTCGTAGCAGGAAGCTCAAAATCTGGGACTGGATGCCCCACTTGTAATTGCGCCATATAAAAGGCTCCTTCTTCTACGAATATTTAACTGCCCGCTCCGCGATAACGACGCACGCCATAGTTCCAAAACCAAAGGCCCAAAGACATAACAATTACACCGACAACTGGGGTCAGCCACGCCATCCACCAATCATCTAACCGTCCTAGGAAGAACGAAGCTGGATATACGCCCACGAATGCAAAAGGGAGCAACCATGTCAGCAGAAACCGGATGGCCTTATTGTAAATTTCGACCGGGTATCTGCCGTAATTCTGGATGTTATAGATCAATGGACCAATGCCCGTTGGCGCGTCCGAAAAGAAGGATATCGCCGAAAGAGCCGTATAAATCCCCATATAAATAAAGCATGAGCCGAGCACCATA
This portion of the Cohnella abietis genome encodes:
- the guaA gene encoding glutamine-hydrolyzing GMP synthase, whose protein sequence is MIVVLDFGGQYNQLIARRIRDLGVYSELLPFNTTADKLREIAPKGIVFSGGPASVYAEGAPTIDPAIYELGIPIFGICYGMQLITHQQGGKVEPAHKREYGKSDVDFNEGSDLVKGLETRQTVWMSHGDHVTELPTGFRVDASTEHAPVAAMSDPERKFYAVQFHPEVRHSVHGNEIIRNFLFSICNCKGDWTMGSFIDDMVQEIRNEVGDKKVLCALSGGVDSSVVAILIHKAIGDQLTCMFIDHGLLRKDEAESVMETFVGKFDMNVVKIDASERFLGNLKGVDDPEQKRKIIGTEFIRVFEEESAKFDDFTFLAQGTLYTDIVESGTATAQTIKSHHNVGGLPEDMKFKLIEPLKTLFKDEVRKVGAECGLPEAIVMRQPFPGPGLAIRVLGEVTEEKLTIVRESDAILRDEIAKAGLDREIWQYFTALPNMKSVGVMGDGRTYSHTVGIRAVTSIDGMTADWARIPFDVLEKISVRIVNEVQNVNRIVYDITSKPPATIEWE
- a CDS encoding MFS transporter, translated to MSNQQDSTASLQMRTAYSILFSISIVHLLNDSIQSVIPAIFPILQESMALTFAQIGWIAFTLNVTASLLQPLIGWYTDSKPKPYLLPAGVVFSMLGMVVLAYANSYSLVILSVVLIGLGSAVLHPEASRVAYMAAGARRGLAQSIFQTGGNIGQALAPIFTALIFVPYGQYGIIWFTIAAGAAFVVQIFVAKWYKSYISRQAAMKKKVVEKKQLLSKKAIVYAMTVLIMLLFSKFVYVASMTGFYSFYLIEHHGITTERAQIYIFALLAAGALGTFMGGPLADRFGRRNMIWFSILGTAPFSLMLPYASLFWSVVLCIFIGFILLSGFSVIVVYAQELLPGKVGTVSGLFFGLAFGLGGIGSVVLGTLADATSIVFVIKLCAFLPLIGLLAVFLPTDRKLNVVQ
- a CDS encoding FadR/GntR family transcriptional regulator; translated protein: MNLNNHSNSKVTFQALNRTKLVDDVVVQLQKTISSGELQNGDKIPTEPELMQQFGVGRSTIREAVRVLVHAGLLEKKQGFGTFLSANSVIQEPLENRLRRAEIVEVYEVRKMLELEISRLAAQRRDDQDLEQMRQHLDQRNEALSKGDTSGYLNADIEFHLSIAVASKNNVVVDLYRTFSAVLRESLLKLAMVKATHDPNTHIHELMYEAIKAKDVAAAENWTLLNLDETVKELNEMNTDKE
- the bcp gene encoding thioredoxin-dependent thiol peroxidase, with the protein product MAQLQVGHPVPDFELPATNGETVRLSEYRGRKVIIYFYPKDMTPACTQQSCDFRDASVAFGDANAIILGISTNDLKSHYKFIQKYELPFLLLADTEHQVCDLYGVWQEKKLYGKTYMGIVRSTFLIDESGVLVQEWRNIKVKGHIDNVKQALLASS